GCCGAAGCCAGCGACGAAAGGCTAACCGCTTACAAGCAAGCAGGCATCACCATAATTTAACACCCATTGAAAAAGAATTTAATTCCCCTTACCCTTGGCGGCCTTGGCATAGGCACCACCGAATTTGTAATGATGGGCCTGCTGCCCGATATCGCCAAAGATTTCCGGGTGAGCATACCCGTGGCCGGGCACCTCATTTCGGCCTACGCGCTTGGTGTGGTTATCGGCGCGCCTTTGCTGGTGGCCATCAGCAGCAACTATCCGCCTAAAAAAATATTGATCGCCTTAATGGTCATGTTCACGGTTTTCAACGCGTTCTCGGCTTTCGCGCCCGATCATAATGCCTTGTTTATCGCCCGGTTGTTGTCCGGTTTGCCACATGGCGCGTTCTTTGGCGTCGGCTCGGTAGTGGCAAGCCGCCTGGCCGAGAAAGGAAAACAGGCGCAGGCCATATCGGTCATGTTTGCCGGTTTAACCATTGCCAACCTCTTAAGCGTGCCATTAGGTACCTATATCGGTCACCATTATTCGTGGCGGTACACGTTTGGGCTTATCGCTTTTATCGGGCTAATGGCGCTGCTGTTTATCCAGCTTTGGCTTCCGGCTTTGCCGGTAAGCCGTGAAGGTGATATTAAATCCGAAATGGGCTTTTTTAAAACCCGCGAGGCCTGGCTTATCCTATTAATCACGGCCATTGGCACAGGCGGCCTGTTTTGCTGGATCAGCTACATAGCGCCGCTCATGACGGACGTAAGCCACTTTTCGAAAGATACCGTACCACTTGTACTCATCATTGCCGGTCTGGGTATGGTAATAGGCAATTTTATGGGCGGCAAACTGGCCGACTGGGTTGCCCCTGTAAAAGCATGTTTAATATTGCTGATCAGCATGGCCGTGGCACTCATCACCATCTATTTTGTGTCGGGCAACCAGGTATTGTCGCTCATCATGACGTTTATAACCGGCAGCCTGTCTATGGCCATCGGCTCCCCTATCCAGATCCTCATGATCCGCACCGCCAAAGGGGCCGAAATGCTGGGCGCCGCAGCCACACAAGCCGCCTTTAACACCGGCAACGCCTTAGGCGCGTTCCTTGGCGGCCTACCCATAGCCATGGGCTACGGCTTTACCTCGCCCGAGTTGGTAGGCGTTGTAATGGCTGTAACCGGGGCGTTGTTTGCGGTGATGCTGTTTAAAAGGCAGGCAGCGGTGAAAAGGGAGCTGGAATTGGCGTAGATAGCTTTCTATATTATGGGCGTTGCCTGCGGCCAGGCCATCCGTTCATACTACACAGGCATTAGGCGCGTCCAGCCCACGATGCCCACACAAGGCCGGTATCCACTTTTGTCCTTAACGCGAATTCAAAATATGCGCAATGACGGCTAAACATTTAAAACCATATCAAGCTATGCATGATATGCTTTACCCCGCCCCCTTGCCTTTCCATATTATTTCACCCGTTTCGTTTGTACTTTTTGCCCATCGGCATACAATACCAAATTAACACTCCCATCGGTATCTTTTACAAATTCCAGTTCATAAGGCAGATCGCGCAGGAAGAATTTGTTTGGTGCTTCGGCAAATAGTTCGCGTTTCGTTTCACCCTGCATCCTTACATAAAAGTGGCCTTCTTCAAATAAAATGGTTAAAACCCTGTTGGGTGCCAGCTGAAATTGCCCGGTATACGTTTGCAATACATCGGCTGCGGGTGTAGAAATCCGTTTTTTAATATTTGGATGATACAGATCTTTAAACTCATAAACCTTCGCCACACTGTTTACCACTTCGGCTGCCAATTGCTGGCTGCCACTATTAAGCATAACTACTACGCCATTGCCGCCCCGAAGGCTGCCATAATAAATACTCTGAAAGCCTACAGTCGATCCCGGATGGGTGAAATATTTTGTACTATCCAATACATTAATAAAAGTGCCAAGTGCTATTCCCATTTTATTTTGGTACGGTGTAAACATCAGCCCAACGCTTTGTTGTGTTAAAACTTTAGCCGATTTACCCTCATAAGCCAATTGGAGCCCGATAACAAATTTAGCCAGGTCGGTAGGATTCGTCCACAAGCCGGCGGCGGCTTGTTCCGGAAAAATACGGTACTTTCCGGGAATAGGGTTGCCAACTATATTATAACCGGTGGCCAGCTTGCCCTCATAAACAGCGGCAGGAGGCTGGCTGAAGGTGCTGTTATTCATGCCCAACGGTTTTAGCACGGCTTTTTCCATGTAACCCGCATAATCCTGCCTGGTAATATCCATTATAATTTGCTGCGAAATGATGACCCCACCGCCCGAATATTCAGGTCGTAATCCAGGTTCAAAAGCAGAACGTATACGGGGACTATTGGCCGGCTTTTCGCCATTTAAAACCTGCACTATGGTTGGCAGTGGCTTGCCTGGCAGGTAACCACCAAAGCCTTGCAGGTTTATCCCACCGGTATGGCTCAACAGGTTTGCCATGGTGATCTTTTTTCCTTTTGATAGGCTATCATATGGAAACTTCCAGCTTTTTAGGTAGACATTGATATCGGCATATAAATCGATTTTCTTTTCCTCGGCCAGTTTAAGTACGCCGACAGCGTTTAACGATTTACTTATGGAACCAGCCTGGAAAAGCGTTTGCGTGGTAACCGGCGTTTTTGAACTATCGTTGGCGAAACCATAGCCCTTTGCCCAAACCAGGCGATAGTTTTGAATAACCGCTATGCTTAACCCAGGTGTCTTATAAAAGGCCATCCTATCCAATATATTCCAGTTTTTTTCGCCCTCTATTTGTATAGGTGCAAACAAACCGTTTTCAACTTTGGCAATGTTTTCTTTTGTGTTGTTTTGGGTATAACCGGTTAATGTTGTTAATAACAGTAAAATTAAAGCGGATAATTTGCAAAGTGTATTCATACTAATTATTTGGTGTAGATGGATTTTATATCCAAATATTGAAATTTAATTCTGAAATATAAAAATAAACAGAATAAAATTTTACTAAATAGAAAAAAACGCACAGAATGTTAATGACATTAACTATCAACCCAATGTCATCTCTCCACTATTAATTGGTATATCGGGAAAAGTCGATATAC
The genomic region above belongs to Mucilaginibacter sp. KACC 22773 and contains:
- a CDS encoding MFS transporter; protein product: MKKNLIPLTLGGLGIGTTEFVMMGLLPDIAKDFRVSIPVAGHLISAYALGVVIGAPLLVAISSNYPPKKILIALMVMFTVFNAFSAFAPDHNALFIARLLSGLPHGAFFGVGSVVASRLAEKGKQAQAISVMFAGLTIANLLSVPLGTYIGHHYSWRYTFGLIAFIGLMALLFIQLWLPALPVSREGDIKSEMGFFKTREAWLILLITAIGTGGLFCWISYIAPLMTDVSHFSKDTVPLVLIIAGLGMVIGNFMGGKLADWVAPVKACLILLISMAVALITIYFVSGNQVLSLIMTFITGSLSMAIGSPIQILMIRTAKGAEMLGAAATQAAFNTGNALGAFLGGLPIAMGYGFTSPELVGVVMAVTGALFAVMLFKRQAAVKRELELA
- a CDS encoding serine hydrolase domain-containing protein; its protein translation is MNTLCKLSALILLLLTTLTGYTQNNTKENIAKVENGLFAPIQIEGEKNWNILDRMAFYKTPGLSIAVIQNYRLVWAKGYGFANDSSKTPVTTQTLFQAGSISKSLNAVGVLKLAEEKKIDLYADINVYLKSWKFPYDSLSKGKKITMANLLSHTGGINLQGFGGYLPGKPLPTIVQVLNGEKPANSPRIRSAFEPGLRPEYSGGGVIISQQIIMDITRQDYAGYMEKAVLKPLGMNNSTFSQPPAAVYEGKLATGYNIVGNPIPGKYRIFPEQAAAGLWTNPTDLAKFVIGLQLAYEGKSAKVLTQQSVGLMFTPYQNKMGIALGTFINVLDSTKYFTHPGSTVGFQSIYYGSLRGGNGVVVMLNSGSQQLAAEVVNSVAKVYEFKDLYHPNIKKRISTPAADVLQTYTGQFQLAPNRVLTILFEEGHFYVRMQGETKRELFAEAPNKFFLRDLPYELEFVKDTDGSVNLVLYADGQKVQTKRVK